The window atgatcAGTGGCAAAGCGACAGGGCTGGATGAAATCCCcatggagttttggaagagtgcgggtaagacaggcttggagtggctcactaggttatttaatgtcatttttagaacgaagaagatgcccgatgagtggaggtggagcacgatAGTTCatgtatacaagaacaaggatGATATCCAAAATTACAATAACTATCGAGGTATCAAGCTGCTTAGTCATAATATGAAAGACTGGGAGAGAGTAGTAAAGCTAAGGGTGAGGATGagtgtgtctattttcgagaaccagTTTGAGTTTATGACGggggcgttcgactacagaagtcatccaccttgttaggagattgatagAGCAGTATAGGGAGATAAAGAatgacttgcatatggtgttcatcaaCTTAGAAAAAACGTACGATAAAGTTTcgagggaggttttgtggagatgtttggaggctagaggtatACATTTTTCCTATGTTAGGTTGATTAAgaacatgtatgatggagtaaagacccgagTGATAACGGTTGATGGGGACTCAGACTATTTTttcggttatgatggggttgcatcaggggtcggcacTCAGCCCTTTTTGTTTGCTCTGATGATGGACAtactgacgcgccacatccaaggggaggtgccattgtgcatgctatttgcagatgatattatactgattgacgagacacgagacGGTGTGAACACGCAATTAGAagtatggaggcagaccctggaatctaaaggtttcaagttgagcaggactaagatagaatacttggagtgtaagttcagtggcgagtctcaaggaggggaaggggaggtgaggctggactcgcatgtcatccctaggagagggagttttaaataccttgggtctattattcatggggatggggagattgttggagatgtcacacatcgtattggagcgggatggatgaaatggagatttacttccggtgttttgtgtgacaagaatgtgccaTCGAAACTTAAGGGTAATTCAACAGAGTGGTGGTTATACCAACAATGTTGTATGAGGCTGAGTGTATGGCCAGttaagatcgctcatgtccagaagatgaaggtaataaagatgaggatgttgagatggatgtgggGGCACACTAGGTTAGATAGGATAAAAAATGAGGTTATTTGCGATAAGGTGGGTGTGACCcttattgaggacaagatgcaggaagcgCGACTTAGATGGTTtagtcatgtgaggaggaggagcacagacgcacCGGTGATGAGGTGTGAGGGGTTGACATTGGAGAGCTTATAAAGatgtagaggtaggccaaagaagaggtggggagaggtgattaggtaaGACATTGCgcagcttcagctgaccgaggacatgacccttgataggaagatttgaaggtcgaggattagggtagtagagtaggtagtctagagtgttcataacagtagcaTTGACATACaatctcgctttctgttggtagtaggtttttatgactaacagttatttttcattgttgattatcttactgtcttgttgtttttattctgcttttatatgactttttggtattgtcccttcttgtttatattttcattaatatgtTGCTTATGCTTTcgtgagccgagggtctattagaaacatcttctctatcctcacaaggtaagAATAAAGTCTGTGTATACACTATCCTCTTTAGACCCTACAATATGGatattactgggtatgttgttgttgttgtaattaacTAGCGACTTGATTAGAGCAGAGTTCCAAACCGGAGGGATTTTTTTTTATCTCGGTTCAAACCAAGGAAATTGTTTGTATTAATTTTGGGCATACTTCTTTGAAAGTATCTCAAATAATTCTGTCATATTATTTGCTGAAATTATCACATTATTGTCATTTTTAATACTGAAATTGACCCTCAAAACATTTTATCACCATGCAGTATCTCACATTTGCTGTCACCTTATTTAAGTTTAACCAAATACCCGAAAAATTAATCTAcaatttttttaataactatatataaaaaaaatctacTTTACACACATTGACGATATAACAACTGTTTACACGATCAATTAATACAATTTAAACTATTATAATAAGTTAGTTACATTTTATAAAGTTATCTATTAACATTAATGATTAAAATTCACTTGCCATTAAactgattttattttataaatacttCATAGACAAAGCTGTATAAAAGAATATTtacattaatttaaaaaaaacagaTTATTTATAATGCGTAgatgaaagagagagaaaaatatttatTCTACAAAACCAACGAATGTATGATGTAATTCCAGGGTGTGAAAGTCCATTCGACTGTCACTATTCTAACTTTTTAATTAATGAATTAATGaattaaacaaaaaaaggaaTAGAGGAAAAATCAAAGTTAGAACATTCACCGTAAACGCCGCCACGGTCAGGTTGCCAACTAGGCTCGGAGCATTCCAAAGCTAGAGGCTCGTAATCATCCAGCTGTATACAGcctgttattttatttttattttctcttatttttctgTGTCCCATTAAACATTACTCCTTACATTATAATCTCAATAATAATTTCCATTTCTGGGTTTGGTTTATTCGCTGGCGACAGCCTGTTTCCAACAAAGCTCCCCCCTACCACACTACCCCACCCCCTCTATCTTCTCCCCCATTTTTCCCCTCACTCCTCTCTTCCACCAATCCTCCCTCTTTTTCCTCtggttaggtttttttttttcgCGATTCTCTCTGGCGACCGGAAGATTCAAAATTTGAGCTCTCCAGATCAAGGTTCTTCATCCTGTAAGCTTTCTATTGATCTATTTTTCGCATATGTCAGtactttttttgttgatttttggtTAGGGTTTGTTTCAAGGTTAATGCGCAAGTTTTGTACTTTATATATGTAGATTGTGATCATTTTGTGTATGGTTTTGTATGTTTTTTTAGGTTGTCTTTAGAGCAATTATAACGTTGAACATTGAATTGGGCGTGAATATAGGTAGAGTTCATTGTTGAAGAAGAGCGAAGAAAGGAGAGTAgaattgatattttggggtgTGTGTGAGGTGGGGTTGGTGATCAGATCTTGAGAGACTGTTAATATATGGTAGTTTTGAGGTTGAAAGGTGTTAACAAGAATAAATCTGTGGTTTCacttgtgttgttgctgttgaGGAGGAGTGAGGAGGGTGGTTCATGTGGTAGAGGGATTTCAGGTCTCCATGCTGTCAGAGAGCATGCGTGCAATTTGTGGTTTGGGTAATGCCCCATTCGAGAGTTGCTAGTGATGCACTAGGTGTATTTACTATTTTGCTTGTTTCTATTTTGGTACTTTTTGGGTTGTTCTGCATCTTGTACTTGGTCTACCTTCACACGAGGATTTACGGGCAAGGTTATATTCAGCTTGGCTATTTTAATGGTCCTTGGATTATCCGTATTACGTTTATATTGTTTGCAATTTGGTGGGGTTTTGGGGAGGTTGTTCGGCTCAACTTGTTCAGAGGCGACGGGAGATTGTTGAATGCTCTTAGCTTCAAATGGCAGGAAACTGTTTGCAAGTGTTACATTGTTTCGAGCTTAGGTTTTGCAGAACCTTGCCTTTACCTCACGGTCGTGTTTCTCCTTCGGGCGTCCTTACAGAAGTCAGGAACTTTAGGCCAGAAATGGAATGGCAAAACAGCTGGATATATACTTCTCTTTTGCCTACCGGTTTTTGCTCTACAGCTCATACTTATTTTGGCTGGACCGCAATTTAAGAAGGATTACATTAGCAAATTGCCGCATTATTTCACTAGTCCAGTTAAGCGATCTACGAATGATCAGGATGTTGCCCTCTGCACTTACCCTCTGTTGAATACTTTCTGCCTTGGTCTTTTTGCcatcatactgacttcttatttATTCTGGCTTGGTAGAAGAATCCTGCATTTGGTTATCAATAGGAGTCTGCAAAAGAGAGTATACATGCTAGTGGTATCAGTTTCTGCTTTCTTTCCTATAAGGGTTCTATTGCTTGGTTTAACTGTTAAAACTCAGCCAGAATATTTACCTTTTCAAGCTCTTGCATTTGTGGGTTTTGTTTCCTTCTTTTGTTGTATTGGGTTGGGCATCTTCATGCTCGTTTTCATGCCCGTGTGGGATTCTTTAGCATTGAAGAAGAGCTCAGAGAGGGATATAGAGGCTAGGAGAAGGTTAAGTGATGAACAAAATGATACTGTTTCTCTAATTGCTAACCTTGGAGGAAGTATGGTCAGCAGTCCTGGGAGAAATTCAGCTACCTCAACGAAGCGAGGATCCATCTCCTTTCGAACAACGGACAAGGATGAAACTACTTCAGGGGCCTTTGTGGAATTAAGTGTATTCTCTCCTAGTCAGCATTCATCCCCTCCTGGCTCACCTCAACTTCTTGGCTGGCCTATGCTACCACCCTCACAAGCTCAAGGTCCCTTATAGTTTCTTGGGGCTGTATCTTTCTTGTATTCTCCTATTACTGTCATGGTGGTGGATTATAACTGAAAGGTCACTTTTTTGGGTTTTATATTGTTTGTGTTCATTATCTGAGTGATTTCGATGTTTGGTACATTTTTTACTAGTAATAATTAGGACTTGCGAACATGATGGAGAGGTGAAATCTAACAAAATTTGCTGTATAAAAGgttttctttcattcttttgTATTCCATATAGCTGAATATTGAGTCACCGAACAGTAGTTTGTATTGCAAATACACCTATGGGGAATGAATACTATATGAAGTTATGAACCAAATTTGCCCCGAAAGAAATTAAGTCGTGATGCCTGTTGGTTAACAGCTTAAGGATGCTAAGACCATTATAAGTCGACCTTTTTGTGGTTTTCCCCCCTCTTCTTCGTGTGGTTTTGACCTTTTTGTGGTTTCCCACCCTCTTCTTCGAGTGCTTTTCATTTGCCCTTTTGCCATCCAAGGTTTTTAACTTAAAATGAATTTACATTTTCCCAGCCTCTGACATTTATTATTAGGTCTTTAGCCCCTACAATCATCAAATTTCCTCTTCTGATAAGTCGTGACATCTACTCTATATGTGGTCTATGCAGGATAGCCACAGCCTTGCGAGATTCTAAGCTGTCTTTCAATGAAAAGTGGGTAGAATCTTTTAATAGAAAAGAATTAAGAGGAGATAAATAAATTAGAAGAATATTGCTTTCTTATGTTGAAGTGGTGATTTAGAGAGGAACTAATGGAAGAGAAGTGGGGAAAGACAAATTTCCTCCCACGAATTCCAAATTCCATTTCTTTTTCAGAGTGGATGGTCGGTCAAGTTAGGCTTAGCTGATTGTATCACTATTTAGTGAATTTAAATAAGTATAATTTGATCCAATttgaggggcatttcattttttattgtacatacaatttcacaaataatttgCCCAAGACTAATTATTTAGATGTTTCTTTACAATAATTATGATGGAAAAGTTATCAACTCAAATTGAATGGATTTAAAATAATGATACATCATGGTTCGGGTTTAATTGTCTATCATTTTcatttattaaataatatttaaataatcaCTTGAAAAATTTGTGTTAAATTTTCAAGTTGGAAATAATTATCTACTAAGATCTAATTATGAGTTATTAAATGGCAGGAGGAATAAAAGTTTTCAATTGGAAGGGATGTtcttaaaaggcccaatgaattcATAATTGAAATTAAGAAAtctttttaaattcatttttaTTCAGAATTTAAGTTTTAGTGGGTTTGACTTTTAAAAAAAGTTCATTAAACCACTTGCTTCTAAATTATTTGTTTAGAATCTgatatttatttggaattttTACGCACAATAGAAAACCTTAGtaccctatttattttaaataaatactattttaaaatattacatcctATAAATACCTTTTATCCTTTATAGCAAAAAATCTAAATATAATTACATTCTACAATTAAGGCACTATATAtgctaaatattatttttctctctccctttTTGTATTTTCTCTCACATAATTACCCAAACCCCAATACAATCTCTCTATGTTTGCATACAACCAGACTATCTTCTCTCACAAACCCTAGTTTCTTAACTCTTCTTCCACCTCCTCTGTCCAAGTAAAGCCCCAGGCCCAATCTTAAACCCAAGGCAACGTTTTTGCTCTCCGGCACCGGCGGCCTACAAACTGATCTGAACCGGAGATAGCTTCGGAGCTTTCAAAGTTCCGTGCTCTCAATTGTTGTAAAAGTTCGGTTATGAATTAAGGTATTCGGTGGAAATGGAAAGAGTGTTCAGTAAGCTTCGGAATTTGGACGCTTACACTAAAATCAATGAGGATTTCTATGAATTTGCCTCATGGCTGACCAGCCGGAATTAATGGCTGGCTGCCGGAATTAATGGCTGGCCGCCGGCCGGCGAAGCCATAGGGCCGTTTCTCTCTCTAGATCGCTCAAATCGCCtatttgtattcagttgtattcgaaCGTATTCTTCAGATGTATTCACTTGTATTCAGGTTTAattagttgtatttaactattttattcagcAGTAGTTAGTTGCATTCAAGTGTTTTATACaactgtattcagttgtattcagttGTAGTTAGTTATATTCAACTATTTTATTCAACAGaagttagttgtattttgttaCATTCAAGAGtttattcagctgtattcagttgtatttttgttgtattcaagTGTTTTATTCAGATGAATTAAGgtgtattttgttgtattcaactgtattattcatatgtatttctctTTATTCAACTATAATCTTTATtatgtatctttcaaatacaGATTAATGAGGGATCGTTTCAGTTCGTTGAGTTAATttaggagaatatcatgtgatttgatttccttCCGTTTTTAGCGCAGATACGTTACTGTATTTAATGTTAGTGTCGCTTGAATACAGCAAAATACATGTCAAACTTAGCTGGAATTCCAGTTTTTACGCCTatatttttggttgtattaatgaatacaacagcttaaatacatggaatacattgtataaaaacataaaaggtatctataacacgtaatatagcaaatggtatctataaatGGCTAATTAGACCAAAAAGATggtgctttatgaaaaattcccaaaaatattcTCTTACTGTTTATAgctagaaaatatatttatatttggtagctaaaaaaatatataaaatttatatattttttgtatataacatacaaaatgtatatatatacaaaaaatatacaaattttatattattattttgagaCAATACTATTGTTTCCATTATATACCATGTCAAAAATGTAACATGCTACTTTCGCCTCTATTTGAGAAAAAATGAGGGCTCTACTCCAATTAAGAAGCTTCATTTGGCGCCGGATAAACAAATTTATGACATGTATCACTCTGGTTATAGAAATAATTATCACTTAATTGTTGAGTTAAATAGGATTCTAAGTAAAACTCCAGGTAAACTGCGTTAAGATTTGAAAATATGATTTATGATCAAAGAAATAGAATATTAAACCATGACtaagaaaataaatctaaaccgtAATAAACAAAATTTGGCTCGTTAggattttattcataaaaataccTTTTTGATTGTTTAATATTAAGAATGTATGAGTTAAATTAGCTAATATTGGTACATAGACGTGCATTTAAGTGTTGGAATGCAATTGATAGCTTTTAATTATCTCCTTATCTCACTTTTAACCTATATGAGTGAGATTTACTAtataaaccttctaaataatCTTCAAAAAAGTTCTGCGTAACGATGCCTTAATCAAGAAACTAATGTGAACAGCTGACCATATCTtccaaataatagaaataatttaaaaaaaatccaaatgaC of the Nicotiana tabacum cultivar K326 chromosome 7, ASM71507v2, whole genome shotgun sequence genome contains:
- the LOC107808272 gene encoding uncharacterized protein LOC107808272; its protein translation is MPHSRVASDALGVFTILLVSILVLFGLFCILYLVYLHTRIYGQGYIQLGYFNGPWIIRITFILFAIWWGFGEVVRLNLFRGDGRLLNALSFKWQETVCKCYIVSSLGFAEPCLYLTVVFLLRASLQKSGTLGQKWNGKTAGYILLFCLPVFALQLILILAGPQFKKDYISKLPHYFTSPVKRSTNDQDVALCTYPLLNTFCLGLFAIILTSYLFWLGRRILHLVINRSLQKRVYMLVVSVSAFFPIRVLLLGLTVKTQPEYLPFQALAFVGFVSFFCCIGLGIFMLVFMPVWDSLALKKSSERDIEARRRLSDEQNDTVSLIANLGGSMVSSPGRNSATSTKRGSISFRTTDKDETTSGAFVELSVFSPSQHSSPPGSPQLLGWPMLPPSQAQGPL